The following coding sequences are from one Diabrotica virgifera virgifera chromosome 2, PGI_DIABVI_V3a window:
- the LOC114325791 gene encoding transmembrane protein 256 homolog has product MGFNDMLNYIVYDNPISKSTMSFLSGKNFSTASTPPSVTIITEKTPLWKLAAEHGPFIKIAGVMGASAVALSAYGAHRSYPKDQADELRKIFETANRIHFIHSVAIFGVPMCRYPMVVGGLMVTGTALFSVTLYYHAFTGDKKLSGLAPIGGTLLILGWLSMVIWMNYIL; this is encoded by the exons ATGGGGTTCAATGATATGCTAAATTATATTGTTTATGATAATCCAATTAGTAAATCTACGATGTCATTCTTGTCG GGTAAAAATTTTTCAACAGCATCCACTCCCCCTTCAGTTACGATTATCACAGAAAAGACTCCCTTGTGGAAGTTGGCTGCAGAACATGGCCCTTTTATCAAAATTGCTGGTGTCATGGGAGCCTCTGCCGTAGCATTAAGCGCTTACGGAGCCCATAGATCATATCCCAAAGATCAGGCTGACGAACTAAGAAAAATTTTCGAGACTGCCAACAGAATTCACTTTATCCACAGTGTAGCCATTTTCGGAGTGCCCATGTGCAGATATCCAATGGTG GTTGGAGGATTGATGGTAACAGGCACAGCATTATTCTCAGTAACATTGTACTACCACGCCTTCACCGGAGATAAAAAACTATCAGGTCTTGCACCAATTGGAGGAACCTTGTTAATATTAGGATGGCTATCAATG GTTATATGGATGAACTACATCCTGTGA